Proteins encoded by one window of Teretinema zuelzerae:
- a CDS encoding MATE family efflux transporter → MTTETNKRTLAKTGSTMDRAALPLVTLAIPIVFESFFRILVSSIDTIMLSSYSQHAVAGVGLVSQYIFFLQILFNMICIGTSIVLAQYLGGKRIDECKQVAQASAVMVTGVGLFLTTAVILGTPTLLSFYEIEPQVRSFAATYFVIFGGFGALFTAFNMLQGTILRSYGYTREAMYVSFAANIINVVGNSISLYGFFGLPVFGVTGVAISSLISQIAACGILAAIIAKKKDVQFPLKGWSKVPQTIYRKILSIGVPTAGENLAYNVAQIVIMAMISTLGTWAMSAQVYTQTIVRFVFVAAMSIGNAVQIKTGYFVGAKEPEKAYRRLYRYVGFGILVSLAMITVINLFKIQIIGLFTDEPEIIRITAQVLLVAVYVEFGRAINLITIPGLKGAGDVKFPVFIGMLCMWGIGVLWAWILGIRLGMGLPGIWIAVGSDETIRGFIMLARWKSKRWMTKAIS, encoded by the coding sequence ATGACAACCGAAACAAATAAAAGAACCCTCGCGAAAACCGGATCGACGATGGACCGGGCCGCCCTTCCGCTGGTAACGCTTGCTATACCGATCGTATTCGAATCATTTTTCCGCATTCTGGTGTCTTCAATAGATACCATCATGTTAAGCTCCTATTCCCAGCATGCTGTTGCGGGAGTGGGTCTGGTATCGCAGTACATCTTCTTCCTGCAAATTCTGTTCAATATGATCTGCATCGGAACCAGCATCGTGCTCGCCCAGTATCTGGGAGGAAAACGCATCGACGAATGCAAACAGGTAGCCCAGGCAAGCGCCGTCATGGTGACGGGCGTCGGACTCTTCCTCACCACCGCCGTCATACTCGGCACCCCCACCCTTCTGTCGTTCTATGAAATCGAACCGCAGGTGCGATCCTTCGCCGCGACGTATTTCGTCATTTTCGGCGGATTCGGAGCCCTGTTCACTGCCTTCAACATGCTGCAGGGAACAATTCTCAGATCCTACGGCTATACCCGGGAGGCGATGTACGTCTCCTTCGCCGCGAATATCATTAACGTCGTTGGTAATTCCATCTCGTTGTACGGCTTTTTCGGCCTTCCCGTTTTCGGGGTCACCGGCGTCGCGATCTCGTCGCTGATTTCTCAGATCGCGGCATGCGGAATTCTCGCCGCCATCATCGCGAAGAAGAAGGACGTCCAGTTTCCGCTGAAGGGATGGAGCAAGGTTCCGCAGACGATTTACCGTAAAATACTCTCCATCGGAGTTCCGACCGCGGGAGAAAACCTGGCCTACAACGTCGCTCAAATAGTCATCATGGCGATGATTTCCACGCTGGGAACCTGGGCAATGTCCGCCCAGGTGTATACGCAAACCATCGTCCGCTTCGTCTTCGTCGCGGCAATGTCCATTGGAAACGCAGTCCAGATAAAAACCGGTTATTTCGTGGGAGCGAAGGAACCGGAAAAAGCCTACAGACGGCTGTACCGATACGTCGGCTTCGGAATACTCGTATCCCTTGCCATGATCACCGTCATCAATCTGTTTAAAATACAGATCATCGGACTTTTTACAGACGAGCCGGAAATCATCCGCATTACCGCCCAGGTGCTTCTTGTCGCGGTGTATGTAGAGTTCGGCCGAGCGATCAATCTGATCACCATACCCGGGCTCAAAGGAGCCGGAGACGTCAAGTTCCCGGTTTTCATCGGCATGCTGTGCATGTGGGGAATCGGAGTTCTGTGGGCGTGGATTCTGGGAATCCGATTGGGAATGGGCCTGCCCGGAATATGGATTGCCGTCGGTTCGGATGAGACGATCAGAGGCTTTATCATGCTGGCGAGATGGAAAAGCAAGCGGTGGATGACGAAGGCCATTTCCTGA